The sequence TCACGCTCTTAGGCGTGGGCGGTGCCTTTTGGGGGCTGGTGGCGGGCCTGCTGTGCCATTTCATCTTGCACGGGCGCTGGCGTGCTCGGGCGGCTTAAGGCCTGACTGAGTGCTTGGATGGTGGTGGTGATTTCATGCGGCGTGAGCGAGGCATAGCCTAATACCCAGCCAAATAGGGGCTTAGGCCCCAGATACAGGCGGCTAAGTCCAGGCAGCGCAATGCCGGCGTCGGCGGCTTGGGCGAGGGTGGTGGCTTCATCATAGCCGGGCAGTAGGTGGCAGGCCAGTAAGAGACCGCCGCCTTTTCTAGGGCCGATGGGCTGGATGACGTCGGCCAGATGAGCGTCTATCGCCGCTAATAAGGCCGCTTTTCGGGCGGCATAAAGCTGACGCATCATCCGCACGTGGGCGTTGTAGTGGCCATCGGCCATAAAGCGGGCCAACGTGAGCTGGTTGTTCAGCGGCGTGTGCCCATCCAGAATACTGCGGGCGGCCACCATGGCAGGCATGAGGCTAGGCGGCAGGGCGATGTAGCCAATGCGTAAGCCTGGAAACAGGGTTTTGCTGAAGGTGCCGATGTAGAGGGTACGCTGGTATGGGTCTAGGCCTTGTACACAGGCCGTGGGCAGGCCATCGTAATGAAATTCACTGTCGTAATCGTCTTCGATGATCCAGCCCTGGTTTTGCTGGGCCCAGTCGATGAGGGCGAGACGACGCTCTAAAGATAGGGTCACGCCCGTAGGGTATTGATGTGAGGGGGTGACGTAGACGCAGCGCGCGCCGCTGGTGTCGGCCAGAAGCTGATCAATGCGAATGCCTGACTCATCGACGTCGATCGGCACCACGCGGGTTTGGGCGGCTTCAAAGGCTTTTTTGGCGCCAAAATAACCGGGGTTTTCCATTAAAATGGGCCCATCGGTGTCTACCAGCATGTGGGCGCACAGCGTCAAGGCCTGGCGGGTGCTGCTCAATACCAAAATATTCTGGGCGGTAACCTTGGCGCCGCGTTCGAGGTTTAAATAAGTGGCAATGGCCTCACGCAGCGGTGCGGCGCCCTGAGGGTCGGCGTGCAGCAGGCCATGATGTGGGGTTTCCAGGACGACTTTACGGTGCAGGCGCAACCACACGTCGATAGGGAAGGCGCGCGTCTCCGGCAAGCCGGTGGTAAATGCCTTGGGGACTTGCTGATCGACAACGCCGCCGGAAGCCAACACTTGCTGACCGCGTTGGCTGAGGCTGGCGCTGACGGGCTCGGGTGGGCGAAGCTTGGCGCGTGCCGCGCTGCGGCCATAGAGATTGGCGCCAATCAGATCGGCG comes from Neisseriaceae bacterium CLB008 and encodes:
- a CDS encoding PLP-dependent aminotransferase family protein codes for the protein MSKSFSLETIRIRLNQPELQTLERHLRIQRVLRALILEGVLTPGSKLPASRTLAQSLSVARDTVENAYIQLQRDGYITRKEGSGSYVADLIGANLYGRSAARAKLRPPEPVSASLSQRGQQVLASGGVVDQQVPKAFTTGLPETRAFPIDVWLRLHRKVVLETPHHGLLHADPQGAAPLREAIATYLNLERGAKVTAQNILVLSSTRQALTLCAHMLVDTDGPILMENPGYFGAKKAFEAAQTRVVPIDVDESGIRIDQLLADTSGARCVYVTPSHQYPTGVTLSLERRLALIDWAQQNQGWIIEDDYDSEFHYDGLPTACVQGLDPYQRTLYIGTFSKTLFPGLRIGYIALPPSLMPAMVAARSILDGHTPLNNQLTLARFMADGHYNAHVRMMRQLYAARKAALLAAIDAHLADVIQPIGPRKGGGLLLACHLLPGYDEATTLAQAADAGIALPGLSRLYLGPKPLFGWVLGYASLTPHEITTTIQALSQALSRPSTPAPVQDEMAQQARHQPPKGTAHA